CCCTCGACGTAGGTCTGGTTGATTTCCTCTACGTCTTTGCGATTCTCCTCGCAGAGCACGATCTCGCGGATGCCGGCCCGCTTGGCTGCGAGGATCTTCTCCTTGATCCCGCCCACGGGTAGCACCTTGCCGCGGAGCGTGATCTCGCCCGTCATGGCCAGGTTACTCTTCACCTTGCGGCGCGTGAAGGTGGAGACGAGCGACGTCACCATGGTGATTCCCGCGCTCGGGCCGTCTTTCGGGATGGCGCCCTCGGGTACGTGGATGTGCACGTTCCAATTCTCAAACAGCGACTCCTCGATACCGAGCTGTGCGGCGTGGGAGTGGACGTATTCCAGGGCCAAGATGGCCGACTCCTTCATCACGTCGCCCAGGTTGCCCGTGATGGTGAGCTTGGCACTTTTGCCGCGGCTCAAGCTCGACTCCACGAAGAGGATCTCGCCCCCGACGGCTGTCCAGGCCAACCCCGTGACGACGCCCGCGTAACGGTTGTCTTGATACTTGTCGCGGGTGTACTCCACCGGCCCGAGATACTCCCGGAGGTGGTCCACCTTGAGCACCGCCGGCACGGCCTCGTCCGAGGCGATCTTGCGCGCCAGCCGCCGCATGATCTTGGCGATCTTCTTCTCCAACGCCCTGACGCCGCTCTCCCGCGTGTAGGAGTCGATGATGGCGCGCACCGTGTTTCGGTGGAAGCGCACGGTGCCCTTCGTGATGCCGTGTGCCTCCATCTGTTTGGGGATCAGGTGGCGCATGGCGATCTCGATCTTCTCCTCCAGGATGTAGCCGCTGACCTCGATCAGCTCCATGCGGTCGAGTAGGGGCTGCGAGATCGTGTTCAGGTTGTTGGCCGTGGCGATGAAGAGGATCTTGCTCAGGTCGTAATCGATGTCGAGATAGTTGTCGTGGAAGGTGGTGTTCTGCTCCGGGTCGAGCACCTCGAGGAGGGCCGAGGCCGGATCGCCCTTAAAGTCGCTGCCCACCTTGTCCACCTCGTCGAGCACGAAGACGGGGTTCGAGGTGCCCGCCTTTTGCAGGTTTTGCAGGATGCGGCCCATCATGGCGCCGATGTAGGTACGTCGGTGGCCGCGGATCTCGGCCTCGTCGTGCAGGCCGCCCAGCGAGACGCGCACGTATTTGCGTCCCAGCGCTTCGGCCACGGATCGTCCGAGCGACGTCTTGCCGACGCCCGGAGGGCCGTAGAGGCAGAGGATGGGCGAGCGCAGGTCGCGCTTGAGCTTGAGCACAGCCAGATGTTCGATGATGCGCTCCTTGACCTTCTCCATGCCGTAATGATCGCGGTCGAGCACACGTTGGGCGTGCGTGAGGCTGAAGTTATCGCGGCTGTAAGTGCCCCACGGCAGGCCGACGATCGTCTGCACGTATTGCGACTGGATGGAGTAGTCGGGCGACTGTGGGTGGATGCGCTCCAGCTTGGCCAGCTCCTTTTCGAATGTCTCGCCGACCTCCTTGGGCCACTTTTTCTTCTTGGCTTGCGCGCGCAGCTCGCGGATCTCGATGTCGTTCATGTTGCCGCCCAGCTCCTCCTGAATGGCCTTCATCTGCTGCTGCAGGAAGTACTCCTTCTGCTGCTTGTTGATGTCCTCATGCGTCTTCATTTGGATCGACGTCTTGAGTTCAATCAGCTGATATTCGCGGTTGAGGATGAAAAGGAGGCGGTAGGCGCGGTTCTTCACATCGCCGATGGCCAGCAGCTCCTGCTTCTCGTCCGGGTTAGCCACGATGTGGCAGCAGGCGAAGCCGAGCATGTACATCGTGTTCTGCATGTTGCGGATGGAGAAGACCAGCTCGCGGGGCGGATCGCCGGCCGCTTCGATCATCTTTATCGTGAGATCCTTGATGGTAGAGATGAGGGCTTCATACTCGCGGTCGTCCTTGCCCGCGGGCTGATCGTCGAGCAGCGAGATGGCGCCGTTTAGGTAAGGCTCCGTGTCGACCAGGCTGTGCAGGGCCATGCGTTTGCGTCCCTGTAGGATGGCCGTCGTCGATCCGTCGGGCATCTCCAGCACACGCAACACCTCGGCCACGGTGCCGATCGGGTAGAGGTCGTCCAGGCCGGGTTCCTCCACCTCCGCATCTTTTTGGCAGACGACACCGACTAAGATCTTCCGCTGTGAAGCCTCTCGGATCAGGCGCATCGACTTCGGCCGCCCCACGAAGATGGGCATGGCCACGCCGGGGAAGAGCACCATGTTGCGTAGCGGCAGGATGGGGAGCGTCTCGCCCACCTTGTCCATACCTTCCGAGAAATCTTCATCCTTATCGCAATCCATCAGTATGGGCATCACGGCGCCCATTGATTCGTCTATGTCGTGCGTGTCCGACATGTATAACCTCTCTCTTGCTTTCTTACTCATCCTTGTTCTTTTCTTTCCTGTAAAAATGGCTGGCAAAGATAACGCCGCGCCCCGATCACGGCCGGAGCGTCGACCTATTATATAGTTATATGTCATCGCAGCGCGCCCGCGAGGATTACAAAGCCCGTGCCATGATTCATGTCAGCGATAGATCTTTATGGGCAACACGGGTAACCATCTCTCTCGATGATCCCATTTTGCCCTTGCATGGCATGCGAGATGCAAAACCCGGCGAGTTTTGGGGCTTGCATGGCGTGCGAGTAGTAAAACCCGGCGAGTTTGGGGCCTGCACGGCGTGCAAGTAGTAAAACCCGGCAAGTTTCGGGCCTTGCACGGCATGCGAGATGCAAAACCCGGCGAGTTTGGGGCCTTGCACGGCGTGCGAGTAGTAAAACCCGGCGAGTTTCGGGGCTTGCACGGCGTGCGAGTAGTAAAACCCGGCGAGTTTGGGGCCTTGCACGGTGTGCGAGATGCAAAACCCGATGAGTTTGGGGCCTTGCACGGTGTGCGAGATGCAAAACCCGATGAGTTTTGGGCCTTGCACGGCGTGCAAGTAGCAAAACCCGGCGAGTTTGGGGCCTTGCACGGCGTGCGAGTAGTAAAACCCGGCGAGTTTCGGGCTTTACACGGCGTGCAAGTAGTAAAACCCGGTGAGTTTTGGGCCTTGCACGGCGTGCGAGTAGTAAAACCCGGCGAGTTTGGGGCTTTGCACGGCGTGCGAGTAGTAAAACCCGGCGAGTTTTGGGCCTTGCACGGCGTGCGAGTAGTAAAACCCGGCGAGTTTTGGGCCTTGCACGGCGTGCGAGTAGTAAAACCCGGCAAGTTTGGGGCCTTGCACGGCGTGCGAGTCCCCAGCGCAACGTTTGGCGTGGGCGTTGTTCATTTGCGACCACTAAACCCAAACAAAAAAGAGATGAGGAATAATGAACAACTGAATCAGACGGTAGCGCGGAGTGTGTGGCAGGACTTCCTGCTGTTTTTGAAAGACCCGCATGCGGCGGGTGCTACCATTTACCGCTGGGGGACGCTCGGGCTGTTTGCCGTGCTCCAGTTGCTGACCTATCTGTGTGTGTTTTCGAAGGGGTGGATTACCCAAAAACCAATGATCGATGCGTCGAACCTTGTGGCGCTCACCCCGGAGAAGCTGCTGCGGTACATCCTGCTGATCCCCTTAGTTGAGGAGCTGGGCTTTCGAGGCTTCCTGCTTTTCCACAAAAAGAAATACGTGGTGATAGCCGCCCTGCCCATACTCTTTCTTCCCTATTCGCTCGGAGAAAGTTGGTGCGGAGAGCTGCCGTGGTTGCGTTATCCGTTGATGCTACTGGTGGCGCTGTGGCTCGGATCGATGTTGGTAAACAGGAAAGCCCGCGATTGGACGCTGGGCTTGATTGGCCGACATAAGCGTGTGTTGATCTATGCCTCCTCGATCGCCTTTGGTTGCGTACATCTGATGAATCACGACCACTTTGCAGTGATCAACCTGTTGCCGATTGTGCCCAAGGTGGTCTCCGGACTGTTCAGAGCCTATGTGACGGTGAGGAGCAATAGCATCGTACCGTCGTGGCTGTTTCATGCGGCGAATAATTCGGTGGCGTCGTTGATACTCTACGTGTGTAGCCTCAGCCTGTGAAACGTGCTCTTACGGCTTACCGCCTCTACCTCGGGCTGCGACTGCGATCCTTGGCGCGGCTGTTCGGTGCGCTGCCTGTGGTGGCCAAGGTGCTGTTTGCGGCCATTGCCGTAGCCGTCGGTTACGGATTGCATCGGGCGGAGCTGCCTCATGAGGCGTCGGCTGCGGGATGGGCGGTAGGCGTGTTTGTAGCCGTTGGCACGGGCGTGTGTCGCATGGGGCGCACGGAGCTGGCGCTGCTTGACGAGCTGGGCATACGTCCCGCGTTTGTCTTCGTCGGTCGCTGCCTATTGCTGTCCGTGCCCTTCTTCCTGCTCGATGCGTGGGCGGGGCTGTTGGCTGCGACGGTGGGCACGGCGGTCACGACGATGCTGTCGTGCTATCGTCTGCGCGACCTTTCCGCGAACGGAGGGGCGATCCTTCAGCGACTGCGTTTCGGTGGGCCACTTGCCGCGGCCTACGTGTGGATCGCAGGCTATCGGTCGGGGGCGCTGTGGGCCGGCCTGATCGGGGGTGCGCTGCTGCTCCTTGCTCTCGCGAATGGCAATGCAGACATGGCCGGCGTGTCCATAGGCGTGATGGTTTGCGCACCCGCCTTGACGGTCTATTACAGGCACCCGGATCCGTCGCCCTTCCTGCGCGTCTACCGAAGCGCCGCGTACCTCGTGCGTCGCAAGGCCACAGAGGGTGCGCTCTGCACGCTCATTCCGATCGGCTGGAGTCTGCCGCTGTCAGTCGCAGCCTTCCCCGATCGCGCGGGATGGTTGGCCGGCGTTGCGGGCCTGTCGGTCTATGTGGCGATGGTGCTTCTTTACGCCGCCTATGCCTTTTATCCTCACCTGCTCACGTCTATTGTAGTGGCGGGCGTGTTGATCGTGGGGTCGGCCGTGTGGCTGTCGGTTGTGCCTGTCGGCGTGGCCGTCGCCTCGTTGGCGGTCATTCTCGTGGGGCTGCACGGATTGTCCATCTATAATATGAAGCATTTCTTATGTCCTACCACTTAAACATCATCCGGCAGGAATACGGCCGACGGACCTTACTCCACGACCTCCGACAAGACTATGCCGCGGGCCGCATCCACGGCTTCTTGGGCGAGAATGGCGCGGGCAAGACGACGCTCTTTCGGTGCATGGCCGGCCGATTGCCCTTCGAGGGCGAGCCGATGTTTTCGCCCGAGACGCGTGTCGGGTTCCTGCCTGCCGAGCTGTACATGTATCCGATGATCACTGGGCGGGAGTTTCTGCGATTCTACGTCACGGCTCGCGGCCTGCCCTATGACGCCGCTCGGCTCGAGCGACTCAATGCGGCCTTCGAGCTGCCGCTTGATGAGTACGCCGAAGTCTACTCCACGGGGATGCTGAAAAAGCTCTATCTGATGGGGCTGCTTTTGCAGGACAACGCCGTGCTGCTGCTTGACGAGCCATTCAACGGTCTCGACTTCCGCTCCTCGGCCTTCGTCACGGCCCTACTCACGGAGTATCGGCGGCGGGGGCAGACCGTCTTCGTGGCCTCGCACGATCTGGATCACCTGCTGAGTTACGCCGACACGCTCTCTTGGCTTCGCTGCGGCACGATGACGTACTATCCTGATCGCACCGCGTTTGAGGACGTACGGCAGGCTATCCGCCGTGAGGCCGCAGAGCGAGTGCGAGGCGCCGACCTGCTGTGAATGGTCGCCGATCAATAGAAAGAATGCCGGGTACACGATGGGAACTCTCTCCCACATGTACCCGGCATTCTTCGCTTGCGGTATATGTTACGGTTGGCCGCGGCTTATTCTTCTTCCCAATCGAACTCGAGATCGGCGTCAGCGTCGTCGGCGTCTTCCTCTTCGGGAGGGATGTCCCACGCTTCGTCGTCGTCGGCCATGAGGCTCATATCCATGTCGCGGTGGACGATGGCGTCGGCGTCGTGGAAGGTCTCGCGGTTCAGCTCTTGCCAGAGCAGGTCCTTCAGCTCGGTGATGCCCTGCCCCGTGACGGACGAGATGAAGCGACAGGGTAGGTCGTCCGGCAAGTCGGCCGACAGCGCCTCGGTCAGCTCCTCGTCGAGGAGGTCGCTCTTGGTGATGGCCAGTATGCGACTCTTGCCCATCAGCTCCGGGTTGTAGCGCTCCAGCTCTCGCAGCAAGATCTCGTACTCCTTACGGATGTCATCTGCATCGGCGGGCACCATGAACAGCAGCAAAGCGTTGCGTTCAATGTGGCGGAGGAAGCGCAGCCCGAGTCCGCGGCCGTCGCTGGCGCCCTCGATAATCCCCGGGATGTCGGCCATGACGAACGAGCGATTGTCACGCCAGCTGACGATGCCCAGGTTAGGCTCCAGCGTGGTAAAGGGATAGTCGGCGATCTTCGGCTTGGCGGCTGAGACGACCGACAGCAACGTCGATTTGCCTGCATTGGGGAAGCCCACCAGCCCGACGTCGGCCAAGAGTTTGAGTTGCAGCACCACCTTACGCTCCTGAGCCGGCTCGCCCGGCTGAGCGTAGCGCGGCGCCTGATTCGTGGCTGTCTTGAAATGGGTGTTGCCAGCGCCGCCGCGTCCGCCTTTGAGCAGCATCACCTGCTGCCCGTCCTCGGTGACGTCGCAGAGGTATTCGCCCGTGTCGGCGTCGAAGGCCACCGTGCCGCAGGGCACCTCGATGATGCGATCCTCGCCGTCGCGCCCGGTGCTGCGTTTGGCGCCGCCGCTGCGGCCGGAGGTGGCCACCACGTGACGCTCGAACTTGAGGTGCAGCAGCGTCCAATAGTTCCGATTGCCGCGCAGATAGACGTGTCCGCCCCGTCCGCCATCGCCGCCGTCGGGCCCTCCGCGCGGGATGTACTTCTCGCGGCGGAAGTGGGCCGACCCGGCGCCGCCCTTGCCCGAGCGGCAATAGATCTTGACGTAGTCAACGAAATTCGATTCAGCCATTTATCTGTCTTTGACGCGGTCGATGGCCTCAGCAATGCGTTCGAAAATCTCCTCGATTCGTCCGATGCCCTTGATGGCGACGTGCTTCCCTTCGCCGATGTAATACGTAGCCAGGGGGGCCGTCTGGGTGTGATAGACGTCGAGTCGGGCCTTGATGGTCTCCGGATTGTCGTCTGATCGGCCGGAGATCTTGCCGCGCTCGATGAGTCGGTCTACCAGCTCGTCGTCCTCCACCTGCAGGTCGAGCAGGATGTGGATGTCTGTGCCGCGTTCGTTGAGCATCGTCTTGAGCGCCTCGGCCTGCTTCAGGGTGCGGGGGAAGCCGTCGAAGATGACGCCCTTCGATCCGTGCTTGCCATCGAGGAAGTCAGCGATGAGACGGACGATCAGATCGTCGGGTACGAGTTGCCCGCGGTCGATGTATTCCTTAGCCGTTCGTCCCAGCTCGCTGCCCTGGCTGATGGCTTGGCGCAGCATGTCGCCGGTAGAGATATAGTCGAAGCCGTAACGCTCGACGATCATTTTGCTTTGTGTCCCTTTGCCTGAGCCGGGTGCACCGAATATTACGATATTGAACATAGTGCTATAGAGATTAGAGTTCTACGATTTTATAGATGTCACGCGCCATGCGTCCGCGCCCGTCGTAATCGAGCCCGAAGCCGACGATGAAGTCGTTGTCGATCTCCATACCCACGTAATCCGGGCGGAGGTCGCACTGCAGCGATCCGGGTTTAAGCAGCATGGTGGCCAGGCGTACGTCGCGGACACCCTCTTGGCGCAGTCGCTGGGTGACGTATTGCATGGTCAAGCCCGTGTCGATGATGTCCTCCAGGAGGACAATCGGGCGCTCGGTGTCTTTGTTGCGTATGGGCAGCAGTTCGCGGACGATGCCGTCGGACTTGGTGCCGTGATACGACGAATAGGCGGCAAACGTCAGCTCAGACTGGGGCGAGAGTCGGCTCACCAATTCAGATACAAACATGAATGCGCCGTTGAGGATGCCCACATAGAGCGGGTCTCGACCCTCCATATCGCGGCGTATTTCTCCGGCCATACGATCAATGGCCGCCACAATTTCCCTCTCCGGGATATAAAGCTCGAAGGCTTTGTCTTTTAGCCGTAACTGTTTATTCATCACGTTATCCAGTTGTTAAGGCGGGCAAATATAGACGATAATTCGAGGGGCTTTTTGGATAGATAAGGCGTGAGTGCGACATGGAAGGCCTCTGTCGAGGCTGGGGGAAAGTGGAGCTTGACCAAACAGGCGCCTGTTTGGCATTACACAAAATGCAGGGCCCTAAACAGCTGCCTGTTTACTCTCGCGCAGACTGGAGTGCCCCAAACAGGCGCCTGTTTGCCTTCCCTAAGTTGTTGCGCTTTGAGGATGGCATTATGGTGGCGCAAAAGGCACTCTCGGGGGAGCAGAGAGGGATTGCTGCGGGGCAGAGGCCCGATAAAGATTTCGGCCGGCTGTTTACTTTTGCGTCCGACAAAGGTTTTTTAGAGTAAATGAACGACATAAAAAACAGGATCGAGAGGCTGCGGGAGGCGCTGGATGAGCATAACCATGCCTACTACGTGCTTTCCGCGCCCATTATCTCCGATCATACGTATGACGAGATGATGCGCGAGCTGCAACAGCTTGAGGCTGCGCACCCGGAGCTGGCCGACCCCAATTCGCCTACGCAGCGCGTCGGCAGCGACCTCACGGAGGGCTTCACGCAGGTGGAGCACCGATACCCGATGCTTTCGCTGGGCAATACGTATTCCGAAGACGAGGTGCGGGAGTTTTACGACCGCGTCGCCCGCACGCTCGGCGAGCCCTTCGAGGTGGTGGCCGAGCTGAAGTATGACGGTACATCGATCTCGCTCATTTACGAACGCGGGCGGCTCGTGACGGCCGTGACACGCGGCGATGGCGTGCGTGGCGACGACGTGACGGCCAATGTGCGCACCATCCGCTCCATTCCCCTCCGACTGCGTGGCGAGGGGTGGCCCGAAAGGCTCGAAATGCGTGGTGAGGTGCTCCTGCCGTGGGCCGAGTTTGAGCGCCTCAATCGAGAGCGTGAGGCGCAGGAGGAGCCCCTCTTTGCCAATCCGCGTAACGCCGCCTCGGGCACACTGAAGCTCCAGAACCCGCGCATTGTGGCTTTGCGACGCCTCGATGCGTACCTATATTATATGTTGGGCGACAACCTACCCACGGACAATCATTACGACAATTTGCAAGCGGCACGCCGGTGGGGATTCAAAACGTCCGACGCCATGCGTGTCTGCCACACGCCGGAGGAAATTATGGCTTACATCGCGCATTGGGACACCGAGCGCCACCGCCTGCCCGTGGCTACGGACGGCATTGTGCTCAAGGTAAATGCCCTTCGGCAGCAGCGTGCGCTCGGGGCCACGGCGAAGAGTCCGCGGTGGGCCATCGCATATAAGTTCCAGGCCGAGCGGGCGGAGACGCGCCTCGTTTCGGTCGACTATCAGGTGGGCCGTACGGGCGTGGTGACGCCGGTGGCCAATCTCGAGCCGGTGCTGCTGGCCGGGACCACCGTCCGCCGTGCCTCGCTACATAACGCTGACATCATGGAGGGGCTTGACCTGCATCTCGGTTGCCGCGTGTATGTGGAGAAGGGTGGCGAGATCATTCCGAAGATCGTCGGGGTGGATCGGTCGGAGTCAATGGATGGCGCACCGGTCGCGTTCATCAGCCAGTGTCCGGAGTGCGGTACACCGTTGGTGCGCGTGGAGGGTGAGGCGGCGCATTACTGCCCGAACGAGTGGGGATGCCCGCCGCAGGTGAAGGGGCGGATCGTGCACTTTGTCAGCCGTCGGGCCATGAACATCAACATCGGCCCCGAGACGGTCGAGGCACTTTATGACGCCGGCCTCGTACGCGACGCCTCGGATCTGTACGACGTGACTCCGGCCGACCTGATGCGCCTCGAGCGCTTCGCCGAGAAGAGCGCGAAGAACTATCGTGACAGTCTGGAGCTCTCGAAGCAAGTGCCTTACGCCCGAGTGCTTTTTGCCCTTGGGATACGCGGCGTGGGGGAGAACATCGCGGCCAAGTTGGCCTACGCGCATCCCTCGATCGACGCGTTGGCGCAGGCCACGGTCGAGGTGCTGATGCAGACGGACGAGATCGGCGAGAAGATCGCCCGCAGTGTGGTGGACTTCTTTGCCGAGGCGCGCAATCAGACTATGGTCAGTCGGCTCAAGGCGCATGGCCTACAAATGGCGGTGGCTGAGAGCGACGACGACGGCGTCCGATCGGACAAGCTGAAGGGACTCACGTTCGTGATCAGTGGCACCTTCGCCCTCCATTCGCGCGATGAGTACAAGCAGCTGATCGAGCGTCACGGCGGGCGGAACGCATCGTCCATCTCCGGCAAGACGGACTATCTGCTGGCAGGCGAAAATATGGGCCCGGCCAAACTGGCTAAGGCCGAAAAATTAGGGGTGAAACTCCTCAACGAAGACGAATTCTTAAAACTGATAGGGGTATGATTCTTACAACACACTTTTTGAACAAGAAAATAAGGTCGCTGGCCAAGAACGCCACGACACGCGAGCACTGCTATCGCTCGATGGACGATATCCGCTACGTCCTCATCATGTGTGAGGCTCGCGACTGGAAAGCCATCGAGCCGTGCATTGATACATTGAAGAAAAAGGGCAAGACGGTGCACGTCTGCGTTTACACCCGCAAGGACGAGGACACCCCGATCTGGGATTACGCCTTCCTGCCCGTCGAGGAGGGGAAGGACGTGGACATGTGGGGCTTCCCGGACAAGAACATGCGTACGCAGCTCAACAACCTCACGGTCGACTTGCTGCTCGACCTGACGAGCGAGGAGGTGCCCGTCATGCGCTACCTGATGCTCCAACACCCGTCGGCCTTTAAGGTCGGGGCCAAGCGCGAGCAGGGGATGGATCTCTTCGACCTCTCCATCGTTATGAAAGACGATGTGCACGACATTCCCTTCCTCTTCCGCCACATTATGACCTACCTCGAGGCCATTCGATCGGCAAAATCGGCCGGATGAACTAAGGACTGAAAGACCGTAGAAGGCATGGCTCTGATTGATTTGAAAGGCATGGGGATCGCACTGGTGACACCGTTCAAGGCGGACGGCAGTGTGGATTATGAGGCGCTCGTGAAGCTGGTGGAATATCAGGTGCAGAACGGCACGGACTATCTCGTCGTGCTCGGCACCACGGCCGAGACGCCCACCCTGACTGAGACGGAAAAGGCGGAGATCAAGCGGCTGGTCGTGACGCAAGTGCGCCGACGCGTGCCCGTCGTCCTTGGCGTGGGTGGCAACTGCACACGCGCCGTTGTCGATACGCTCCGACAGGCCGACTTACAGGACGTGGACGCCATCCTCTCCGTCGTTCCCTACTACAACAAACCCTCGCAGGAGGGCATCTTCCGCCACTACGAAGCCATCGCCGAAGCCACCACGCGCCCCGTGATCCTCTATAACGTCCCCGGACGTACGGGCACGAACATGACCGCCGAGACGACCCTACGCCTGGCCCGCACCTTTCGCAACATCGTCGCCGTCAAGGAGGCCTCGGGGAACATCAAACAGATGAACGACATCATCAAAAACAAGCCGGCCGACTTCCAAGTCATTTCCGGTGACGACGGCATCACCTATCCTCTTATTGCACTTGGTGCCGTGGGCGTCATCTCCGTCATCGGCAACGCCTTCCCTCGCGAATTTAGTCGCATGGTGCGTCTGGCTCTCGAAGGCGATTATGACAATGCGCGCGTCATTCATTCGCGTTTCATGGAGCTCTTCGACCTGCTTTTCGTCGACGGTAACCCTGCCGGTGTCAAGAGTATGCTCAACATGATGGGCTTCATTGAGAATCGCTTACGACTGCCCCTCGTACCTACGCGACTGACCACTTACGAGAAGATTCGAGAGATCCTGAACCGACTGCAAGACAAATAGCCGTCGGGGATTTGCCCAGAACCATTATAGCCCCTATTTTCGGGCCGTTATTTCATTCAAGTATTGATTAATAAAAACAGAAACGAACCATGACAAGGACAATCACATTCAATGAGCTCCGGTCAATCAAGGACCGTCTGCCTGATGGTACCATTCATCGCATCGCTGAAGATCTCGGCGTGACGGTTGAGACTGTACGTAACTACTTCGGTGGTGAGAATTACAAAGACGGCAAGAGCTGCGGCCTGCACATCGAGCCGGGTCCTGATGGCGGCATCGTCATGATCGACGACACAGCCATTCTCGATCGCGCGCTGGACATCCTCGGGATGCAGAAAGTGTAGATCGCCGTACGATCCTGAGATGCTCACATACCCAAAGTGAGATCGGAATGACGACACGAAGATCCCGGGCAGCAATGCAAGTCAGCACGATGTCCGGGATCTTTTTTACCCCTCGCCCATCCCCCTTCCGAGCCTCGGAAATGGGTCCCACCTTCGGGAGAGGTCACTTCCGAGCCTCGGAAATGGGTCTAACCTTCGGGAGAGGTCATTTCCGAGCCTCGGAAATGGGTCCAACCTTCGGGAGAGGTCACTTCTGAGCCTCGGAAATGGGTCCAACCCTCGGGAGAGGTCACTTCCGAGCCTCGGAAATGGGCCCAACCTTCGGGAGAGGTCACTCCCGAGCCTCGGAAATGGGTCCAACCCTCGGGAGAGGTCACTTCCGAGCCTCGGAAATGGATCCAACCTTCGGGAGAGGCCATTTCCCGAGTCAGGAAATGGGTCCAACCTTCGGGAGAGGTCATTTCCCGAGTCAGGAAATGGGCCCAACCCTCGGGAGAGGCCATTTCCCGAGTCAGGAAATGGGTCCAACCTTCGGGAGAGGCCACTTCCCGAGTCAGGAAATGACGCCAACCTTCGGGAGAGGTCATTTCCCGAGTCAGGAAATGGGTCTAACCTTCGGGAGAGGTCATTTCCCGAGTCAGGAAATGGGTCTAACCTTCGGGAGAGGCCATTTCCCGAGTCAGGAAATGGGTCTAACCTTCGGGAGAGGCCATTTCCCGAGTCAGGAAATGGGTCTAACCTTCGGGAGAGGTCATTTCCCGAGTCAGGAAATGGGTCTAACCTTCGGGAGAGGTCATTTCCCGAGTCAGGAAAGGGCGCCAACGATCGAATGACTACCCCGCCCCAATCACTCACATTACTCTACGCATCAATCATTCAAAAGGAGGACCATAGACAT
The sequence above is drawn from the Tannerella serpentiformis genome and encodes:
- the lon gene encoding endopeptidase La — its product is MSKKARERLYMSDTHDIDESMGAVMPILMDCDKDEDFSEGMDKVGETLPILPLRNMVLFPGVAMPIFVGRPKSMRLIREASQRKILVGVVCQKDAEVEEPGLDDLYPIGTVAEVLRVLEMPDGSTTAILQGRKRMALHSLVDTEPYLNGAISLLDDQPAGKDDREYEALISTIKDLTIKMIEAAGDPPRELVFSIRNMQNTMYMLGFACCHIVANPDEKQELLAIGDVKNRAYRLLFILNREYQLIELKTSIQMKTHEDINKQQKEYFLQQQMKAIQEELGGNMNDIEIRELRAQAKKKKWPKEVGETFEKELAKLERIHPQSPDYSIQSQYVQTIVGLPWGTYSRDNFSLTHAQRVLDRDHYGMEKVKERIIEHLAVLKLKRDLRSPILCLYGPPGVGKTSLGRSVAEALGRKYVRVSLGGLHDEAEIRGHRRTYIGAMMGRILQNLQKAGTSNPVFVLDEVDKVGSDFKGDPASALLEVLDPEQNTTFHDNYLDIDYDLSKILFIATANNLNTISQPLLDRMELIEVSGYILEEKIEIAMRHLIPKQMEAHGITKGTVRFHRNTVRAIIDSYTRESGVRALEKKIAKIMRRLARKIASDEAVPAVLKVDHLREYLGPVEYTRDKYQDNRYAGVVTGLAWTAVGGEILFVESSLSRGKSAKLTITGNLGDVMKESAILALEYVHSHAAQLGIEESLFENWNVHIHVPEGAIPKDGPSAGITMVTSLVSTFTRRKVKSNLAMTGEITLRGKVLPVGGIKEKILAAKRAGIREIVLCEENRKDVEEINQTYVEGLTFHYVADIMQVIDTALLDEKVKD
- a CDS encoding CPBP family intramembrane glutamic endopeptidase; the encoded protein is MQVVKPGKFRALHGMRDAKPGEFGALHGVRVVKPGEFRGLHGVRVVKPGEFGALHGVRDAKPDEFGALHGVRDAKPDEFWALHGVQVAKPGEFGALHGVRVVKPGEFRALHGVQVVKPGEFWALHGVRVVKPGEFGALHGVRVVKPGEFWALHGVRVVKPGEFWALHGVRVVKPGKFGALHGVRVPSATFGVGVVHLRPLNPNKKEMRNNEQLNQTVARSVWQDFLLFLKDPHAAGATIYRWGTLGLFAVLQLLTYLCVFSKGWITQKPMIDASNLVALTPEKLLRYILLIPLVEELGFRGFLLFHKKKYVVIAALPILFLPYSLGESWCGELPWLRYPLMLLVALWLGSMLVNRKARDWTLGLIGRHKRVLIYASSIAFGCVHLMNHDHFAVINLLPIVPKVVSGLFRAYVTVRSNSIVPSWLFHAANNSVASLILYVCSLSL
- a CDS encoding ATP-binding cassette domain-containing protein, whose amino-acid sequence is MSYHLNIIRQEYGRRTLLHDLRQDYAAGRIHGFLGENGAGKTTLFRCMAGRLPFEGEPMFSPETRVGFLPAELYMYPMITGREFLRFYVTARGLPYDAARLERLNAAFELPLDEYAEVYSTGMLKKLYLMGLLLQDNAVLLLDEPFNGLDFRSSAFVTALLTEYRRRGQTVFVASHDLDHLLSYADTLSWLRCGTMTYYPDRTAFEDVRQAIRREAAERVRGADLL
- the obgE gene encoding GTPase ObgE, which translates into the protein MAESNFVDYVKIYCRSGKGGAGSAHFRREKYIPRGGPDGGDGGRGGHVYLRGNRNYWTLLHLKFERHVVATSGRSGGAKRSTGRDGEDRIIEVPCGTVAFDADTGEYLCDVTEDGQQVMLLKGGRGGAGNTHFKTATNQAPRYAQPGEPAQERKVVLQLKLLADVGLVGFPNAGKSTLLSVVSAAKPKIADYPFTTLEPNLGIVSWRDNRSFVMADIPGIIEGASDGRGLGLRFLRHIERNALLLFMVPADADDIRKEYEILLRELERYNPELMGKSRILAITKSDLLDEELTEALSADLPDDLPCRFISSVTGQGITELKDLLWQELNRETFHDADAIVHRDMDMSLMADDDEAWDIPPEEEDADDADADLEFDWEEE
- a CDS encoding adenylate kinase → MFNIVIFGAPGSGKGTQSKMIVERYGFDYISTGDMLRQAISQGSELGRTAKEYIDRGQLVPDDLIVRLIADFLDGKHGSKGVIFDGFPRTLKQAEALKTMLNERGTDIHILLDLQVEDDELVDRLIERGKISGRSDDNPETIKARLDVYHTQTAPLATYYIGEGKHVAIKGIGRIEEIFERIAEAIDRVKDR
- a CDS encoding phosphoribosyltransferase; protein product: MNKQLRLKDKAFELYIPEREIVAAIDRMAGEIRRDMEGRDPLYVGILNGAFMFVSELVSRLSPQSELTFAAYSSYHGTKSDGIVRELLPIRNKDTERPIVLLEDIIDTGLTMQYVTQRLRQEGVRDVRLATMLLKPGSLQCDLRPDYVGMEIDNDFIVGFGLDYDGRGRMARDIYKIVEL